One Vigna unguiculata cultivar IT97K-499-35 chromosome 7, ASM411807v1, whole genome shotgun sequence genomic region harbors:
- the LOC114190490 gene encoding LEC14B protein: MYATASALYIDEMGYAMSRLEIDSDHCEDGNAIHEESSSGQSKRPSAFLDNEIAQITKLKSNPHQQLVQVGTGRPQLPVSPVKMLAGRESNYSGRGRFSSADRCHLLSRYLPVNGPWLIDQMSSRAYVSQFSADGSLFIAGFQGSHIRIYNVDRGWKVQKNILAKSLRWTITDTCLSPDQRYLAYASMSPIVHIVNAGSSETESLANVTEIHDGLDFSSNDYGGYSFGIFCVKFSKDGREIVAGSSDNSIYVYDLEANKISLRILAHTSDVNTVCFADETSHLIYSGSDDSFCKVWDRRCLNAKAKPAGVLMGHLEGITFIDTRGDGRYFISNGKDQTIKLWDIRKMSSNVTSNPGYRSYEWDYRWMDYPPQAKDLTHPCDQSVATYRGHSVLRTLIRCYFSPAFSTGQKYIYTGSHNACVYIYDLVSGAQVATLKHHKSPVRDCSWHPFNTMLVSSSWDGDVVKWEFAGSGDRPASLNKRVWTRHFYDEYM; this comes from the exons ATGTATGCCACAGCCAGTGCACTTTACATTGACGAAATGGGTTATGCTATGAGTAGACTAGAGATAGATTCTGATCATTGTGAAGATGGAAATGCCATCCATGAAGAGTCTagcagtggacaatctaaaagacCATCGGCATTTCTGGACAATGAAATTGCTCAGATAACAAAGCTGAAGTCAAACCCCCATCAACAATTAGTCCAAGTTGGAACTGGAAGGCCGCAGTTGCCTGTTTCTCCTGTGAAGATGTTGGCAGGTCGGGAATCAAATTATTCAGGACGGGGAAGGTTTTCTTCAGCCGATCGCTGCCATCTTTTGAGCAGATATTTACCTGTAAATGGTCCCTGGCTTATTGACCAAATGTCTAGTCGGGCATATGTATCCCAGTTTTCAGCTGATGGTTCTCTTTTTATTGCTGGGTTCCAG GGAAGTCATATAAGAATATACAATGTGGACAGAGGTTGGAAAGTTCAGAAGAACATTTTAGCTAAAAGTTTGAGATGGACAATCACTGATACATGTCTTTCACCTGATCAACGCTACTTG GCTTATGCCAGTATGTCACCCATTGTACACATTGTAAATGCCGGATCTTCTGAAACAGAGTCCTTAGCCAATGTTACA GAGATACACGATGGTTTAGATTTTTCATCAAATGATTATGGAGGGTACTCATTTGGAATTTTCTGTGTGAAATTCTCGAAGGATGGAAGAGAAATAGTTGCTGGAAGTAGTGATAATTCTATATATGTGTATGATCTTGAAGCAAATAAGATCTCACTTCGAATTTTAGCACACACG TCTGATGTGAACACTGTATGTTTTGCTGATGAAACTAGCCATCTTATTTACTCCGGGAGTGATGATAGTTTTTGTAAG GTCTGGGATCGGCGTTGCTTAAATGCTAAAGCCAAGCCAGCAGGGGTACTGATGGGACACCTTGAGggcattacatttattgatACTCGTGGAGATGGGCGTTATTTCATTTCAAATGGTAAAGATCAAACCATCAAGCTCTGGGATATACGCAAAATGTCATCCAATGTTACCAG CAATCCTGGGTATAGAAGTTATGAATGGGATTACAGGTGGATGGATTATCCACCCCAAGCAAAAGACTTGACTCACCCTTGTGATCAATCAGTAGCTACTTATAGAGGTCATTCAGTCTTGCGCACTCTTATCCGCTGCTATTTCTCACCAGCTTTTAG CACTGGGCAGAAGTACATCTATACTGGATCACACAACGCATGTGTTTACATATATGATTTG GTGAGCGGAGCTCAAGTTGCGACACTGAAGCACCATAAATCACCTGTGAGAGATTGTAGTTGGCACCCCTTCAACACCATGCTTGTCAGCTCCTCTTGGGATGGAGATGTAGTGAAATGGGAATTTGCTGGGAGTGGTGATAGACCAGCCTCTTTGAATAAGAGGGTATGGACACGACACTTCTATGATGAATACATGTGA
- the LOC114191547 gene encoding gibberellin receptor GID1B-like isoform X2, with protein sequence MTGTDEVNLSESKSVVPLNTWVLISNFKLAYNLLRRADGTFNRELAEFLDRKVPANAIPVDGVFSFDHVDRNTGLFNRVYQVAPQKETRCNIIELEKPLSTTEIVPVIIFFHGGSFSHSSANSAIYDTFCRRLVNLCKAVVVSVNYRRSPEHRYPCAYDDGWAALKWVKSRKWLQCGKDSKVHVYLAGDSSGGNIAHHVAVRAAEEDIEVLGNILLHPLFGGEKRTESEKKLDGKYFVRLQDRDWYWRAFLPEGADRDHPACNPFGPNGKNLAGLKLPKSLVCVAGLDLLQDWQLEYVEGLKNCGQDVKLLYLKEDPIHN encoded by the exons ATGACTGGCACCGATGAAGTCAACCTCAGTGAATCTAAG AGTGTTGTTCCACTCAATACCTGGGTGCTTATCTCCAATTTCAAGCTTGCTTACAATCTACTAAGACGTGCTGATGGAACGTTCAATCGAGAGTTGGCAGAATTCCTGGACCGCAAGGTCCCGGCCAACGCAATTCCTGTGGATGGGGTATTCTCTTTTGATCATGTTGATCGAAACACCGGTCTATTCAATAGGGTGTATCAAGTAGCTCCTCAAAAGGAAACTAGGTGCAACATAATAGAGCTGGAGAAGCCCCTGAGCACAACAGAGATCGTTCCTGTTATAATATTCTTCCATGGTGGAAGCTTCTCTCATTCATCTGCTAACAGTGCTATCTATGACACTTTCTGCCGCCGCCTTGTGAACCTTTGCAAGGCTGTGGTGGTTTCTGTAAACTACAGGCGATCGCCGGAGCACCGTTATCCATGTGCCTATGATGATGGCTGGGCTGCCCTGAAGTGGGTTAAGTCCAGGAAGTGGCTTCAGTGTGGAAAGGATTCGAAGGTTCATGTGTACTTGGCCGGCGATAGTTCTGGTGGTAACATTGCTCATCATGTGGCTGTGAGAGCTGCTGAAGAAGATATTGAAGTGCTAGGCAATATTCTTCTTCACCCACTGTTTGGTGGGGAGAAGCGAACTGAGTCAGAGAAGAAACTTGATGGAAAGTACTTTGTGAGGCTGCAAGATCGTGATTGGTATTGGAGGGCTTTTCTTCCAGAAGGGGCAGATAGAGATCATCCAGCTTGTAACCCATTTGGTCCCAATGGTAAAAATCTTGCAGGCCTCAAGTTGCCTAAGAGTCTTGTTTGTGTGGCTGGTTTGGATCTTCTCCAAGATTGGCAATTGGAATATGTGGAAGGTCTCAAGAATTGTGGCCAAGATGTCAAACTTCTTTACCTTAAGGAG GATCCCATACATAACTAA
- the LOC114191547 gene encoding gibberellin receptor GID1B-like isoform X1 yields the protein MTGTDEVNLSESKSVVPLNTWVLISNFKLAYNLLRRADGTFNRELAEFLDRKVPANAIPVDGVFSFDHVDRNTGLFNRVYQVAPQKETRCNIIELEKPLSTTEIVPVIIFFHGGSFSHSSANSAIYDTFCRRLVNLCKAVVVSVNYRRSPEHRYPCAYDDGWAALKWVKSRKWLQCGKDSKVHVYLAGDSSGGNIAHHVAVRAAEEDIEVLGNILLHPLFGGEKRTESEKKLDGKYFVRLQDRDWYWRAFLPEGADRDHPACNPFGPNGKNLAGLKLPKSLVCVAGLDLLQDWQLEYVEGLKNCGQDVKLLYLKEATIGFYFLPNNDHFYILMEEIKNFVNPNC from the exons ATGACTGGCACCGATGAAGTCAACCTCAGTGAATCTAAG AGTGTTGTTCCACTCAATACCTGGGTGCTTATCTCCAATTTCAAGCTTGCTTACAATCTACTAAGACGTGCTGATGGAACGTTCAATCGAGAGTTGGCAGAATTCCTGGACCGCAAGGTCCCGGCCAACGCAATTCCTGTGGATGGGGTATTCTCTTTTGATCATGTTGATCGAAACACCGGTCTATTCAATAGGGTGTATCAAGTAGCTCCTCAAAAGGAAACTAGGTGCAACATAATAGAGCTGGAGAAGCCCCTGAGCACAACAGAGATCGTTCCTGTTATAATATTCTTCCATGGTGGAAGCTTCTCTCATTCATCTGCTAACAGTGCTATCTATGACACTTTCTGCCGCCGCCTTGTGAACCTTTGCAAGGCTGTGGTGGTTTCTGTAAACTACAGGCGATCGCCGGAGCACCGTTATCCATGTGCCTATGATGATGGCTGGGCTGCCCTGAAGTGGGTTAAGTCCAGGAAGTGGCTTCAGTGTGGAAAGGATTCGAAGGTTCATGTGTACTTGGCCGGCGATAGTTCTGGTGGTAACATTGCTCATCATGTGGCTGTGAGAGCTGCTGAAGAAGATATTGAAGTGCTAGGCAATATTCTTCTTCACCCACTGTTTGGTGGGGAGAAGCGAACTGAGTCAGAGAAGAAACTTGATGGAAAGTACTTTGTGAGGCTGCAAGATCGTGATTGGTATTGGAGGGCTTTTCTTCCAGAAGGGGCAGATAGAGATCATCCAGCTTGTAACCCATTTGGTCCCAATGGTAAAAATCTTGCAGGCCTCAAGTTGCCTAAGAGTCTTGTTTGTGTGGCTGGTTTGGATCTTCTCCAAGATTGGCAATTGGAATATGTGGAAGGTCTCAAGAATTGTGGCCAAGATGTCAAACTTCTTTACCTTAAGGAGGCAACTATCGGTTTCTACTTCTTGCCTAATAATGATCATTTCTATATCCTCATGGAGGAGATAAAGAACTTCGTCAATCCTAACTGTTAA